From the Glandiceps talaboti chromosome 10, keGlaTala1.1, whole genome shotgun sequence genome, one window contains:
- the LOC144440808 gene encoding beta-1,4 N-acetylgalactosaminyltransferase 2-like, translating into MNSTLKTSLVLLMIAVIVSLIISSIYLLSFSTPRPSSISINSIQSRIWVRTDTLALKEEQYRKDMDITQGECACTEGQSDAKRKYTGTPLHSHGERGSLDREEWNKKRTVEQEPIVVCPSLSPLEYVGGGLTVEPKKSIKLAGLSVHESFITYPPDSVDKNDDVSITFTSLKGFGKIFVEVPDLYREYVNVVDNWKQKTELRVRRDYDLFMLMLKHVQYHSTYYDINHRDTVEVQLLNYVIHIHVHIKRKTPPRLYDPGPDNLLSWRITITTATQNQASVKRLINSVRTFYPNLTIVVGDYSSERHMLNLTDVKQYFLPDGYNEFSALSLAVSQVRTKFFLLVKDNYIFTERTKLEHLVDKLENVKERLHVVGGFFENERGEIMDGDEFYKTFRSKSDHINGDCVVLKYGGYRKLDNYTQCTVVDAVQQFFAGKTLPWWGVGFDPTLQPLGLDAVFIEALGTLRIAICTDVTIYNPDLTSEKSLHDKQDDLLTQSSAEALMFKSNLQCFNL; encoded by the coding sequence ATGAACTCCACCTTGAAGACATCACTTGTTCTGTTGATGATAGCAGTGATAGTATCACTAATTATTTCATCGATCTACCTGCTGTCTTTCTCTACACCAAGGCCTAGCAGTATCAGTATTAATAGCATACAATCCAGAATTTGGGTGAGGACAGATACCCTGGCACTCAAGGAAGAGCAGTATCGCAAAGACATGGACATAACACAGGGGGAATGTGCATGTACTGAAGGTCAATCTGACGCAAAGAGGAAGTATACAGGAACCCCCTTGCACTCACATGGAGAGAGGGGCAGCCTAGATCGTGAAGAATGGAACAAAAAGCGAACTGTTGAACAAGAGCCAATAGTTGTGTGCCCATCACTGTCACCCCTGGAGTATGTCGGAGGTGGACTTACAGTCGAGCCGAAAAAGTCTATAAAACTAGCTGGTCTCAGTGTACATGAAAGCTTCATTACATACCCTCCCGATTCAGTGGATAAAAATGACGACGTTTCAATTACTTTTACATCGCTGAAGGGATTTGGGAAGATATTTGTTGAAGTTCCAGATTTATATAGGGAGTATGTGAATGTAGTGGATAATTGGAAGCAAAAAACCGAACTACGAGTGAGACGGGATTATGAcctttttatgttgatgttgAAACACGTACAGTATCATAGCACGTACTATGACATCAATCATCGTGATACTGTTGAAGTTCAACTACTTAATTATGTCATTCATATCCACGTTCATATCAAAAGGAAAACACCACCACGTCTATATGATCCTGGTCCCGACAACCTCCTGAGTTGGCGAatcaccataacaacagccaCACAAAATCAAGCATCTGTAAAACGTCTTATCAACAGTGTCCGTACATTTTATCCTAATCTTACAATAGTTGTAGGCGATTATTCGTCTGAAAGACATATGTTAAACCTAACAGATgttaaacaatattttttaccaGATGGTTATAACGAATTTTCGGCTCTTAGTCTTGCAGTAAGTCAGGTGCGTACAAAGTTTTTCCTCCTCGTAAAGgacaattatatttttacagAACGTACAAAACTAGAACATCTCGTGGATAAATTGGAAAACGTAAAAGAAAGGCTACATGTCGTCGGAGgcttttttgaaaatgaacgAGGTGAAATTATGGACGGAGATGAATTTTATAAGACGTTTCGCTCAAAATCGGACCACATAAATGGCGACtgtgttgttttgaaatatggCGGCTACAGGAAGCTGGATAATTACACACAATGCACTGTTGTTGACGCAGTGCAACAATTTTTCGCCGGTAAAACTCTACCATGGTGGGGTGTTGGGTTTGATCCTACCCTCCAGCCTCTCGGCTTAGACGCAGTGTTCATCGAAGCATTGGGGACACTTCGCATAGCAATATGTACGGATGTAACAATATACAACCCCGATCTGACGTCTGAGAAATCACTTCATGACAAACAAGATGACTTACTGACACAGTCAAGTGCTGAAGCATTGATGTTTAAGAGTAATCttcaatgttttaatttgtaa